The sequence atttaatgaaaacaCAGATCGTGTGGCAGCAGCAGACAGAAGCAGATAGTGGTGAAGCAAcattgcaataacaacaacaacgactcATCCTCCATAAACAGGTGAAATTGCTTGACGACCAAGCAACTCAACGAACAATAAACTGGGAAAGAGGaaaaactaaagcaaaaacaaaaaaattaaactagcACGAATACTGGAAAAAGCaaataggcacaaaaaaaaagaaaatcacgaTAACAAAAGGTGGCAAACAATAGCGGCGTTACCAGAGCCGTGCTCGTATCGATTAAACTACCAGCAACTCATTCCCGCAGCACAAACAAGCGGCACACGCCCAGCGGATACTGCACGACCGCTGATTTTCCAGGACAGGGCGACCAGCGACTACACAGCCTGGTATTGCCTGGACTCAAGTGGTAGTTGGAGGTGCTGGCGTTAGTTTGAGGAAGAAGAGTTGATTGCGGTTGATGGTGGCAACTGGATCACGTTTGATTACATGGTGTAAATAACAAACAACACCAGTAGCGACAGGCAGCCAGTCAATTAGatcgtgtgtgcgtgtgtgtgctggTCTATGCACGTAAAGCAACGTGACAAGTCCTCAAAGTGAATACGAAGTGTGTTAGACAATTGAAAAAGGTGTGCGGTGTGGTGCACATGCAGTTGCATGCGGTACCCAGCTCCAGCTAAGCAACCTAGTTTCAGAGCAGCGCCTTGAGCTCTAACACTTAAGCCGCCAAGAAGCCGACCAACAGATTTCCCAAAAAGAGTTATAATCGACTAACCAAGCAGACACACAAACCGCGACACAGCAGCCCCATAGACTGGCAGGCAGTCTATCTGAGCGACGAACGCCGAGTAAAATGAAAGTGGACGCAGACCAACAGAAGCCGACATCAAAGGCGTCGGCAGCAATAGATACAACCACAACCAGGCTAGCAGTGACTACGCAGGGAGCTGCTGCCGCAAGGGTGACCAGAACTAACACACTTGGACtagttaaaaagaaatcttgcaCAACACTTCTATGCGAATTGACACGCCTCAAGTCGCAACAAAAGTACCTCGAATGCAGTCAAGTTAAATTGAATCCAGCCAACTACGAGGATCCCACGGCTAGCAATGGTAGCGCTGCATTTCCACTGCCGCCGCTGGGAGGTGAAGCGATGCAGTTGGTTAATGAAATTGAGTGCTTAAAAGTGCAATTAGATGaagatttgaaggtgtatagtGAAAATTCGTATCGTGAGGTAGAGGAATTTCGAGATTTGGTAAGCGCCATACGCGTGGATGTTCAACAACCGGAACGATTGAGCCAATACACTTTGCCGGTGTTACGCGAACGCATTATCGCCATAAATACGCAGCTGATGCAACTCTGCGATAAAAATCAGGCCGAAATGGAGAAATTGCGCGGCGAATTCGAGCAGTTGGAGCGGAATAATGACATACTTGTGAAAATTTGAATGCCACTTAAGTGTGCGCCTAAAAGAACTGGAAGTGGTTGAGAAGAAGTGGAAGGAGAATGCTGAAGAGACTCAATTCATTATTTAACGTCGGATCATTGCAGCAATGCATAGAAATCCTGCTTAAAAAATGCGCAGCCGTGTTTATGTATGCAGCTTTTGTGGTTTCATATTCTAGTTTGACTGGCCAGTCTAAAGTAGATCTTTGTTCCTCGTTATTTTTGTACTTCCTGCAGCCTGAATATGCCACTCTAGTCTTAAGTCGcccaattgaagaaaaaatactTCGTACACTAATAAAGTTTTTGTGTCGAGATCCAAAATTGAAATAACTAAATcataatttaaacttaaaagtgACATCAGACAACGACTGACAAAAGTTTCAAAGCTAAGagagttttaaaaattcattaatattATTCTTGAGTTGGAAGAAGCTTTTTTTTGGAGATCGCTACCacccatatttaaaaaaatgtgttccccTTGATTtgctgttgattttttttcgcttaCTTGACTTCAAGCCTTCTAACGCTGCTGGATTATAAATGTTGAACTTTTAAAAGCTGCTTAAAAGCTCTGCAAGATTAGCCTATGTGAGttatttgtaatataaaattattcaaaatttctagTAACTTTCGCTTGTCCAATTTTCGTCTTCTTCGCCAAAtcataaatgtatttttagtgTAAATTAAACGTTTATTTGAAATAGTAGCTAAGAAATTACTTAAATGTTTGTAAAttcttataataaaattattttatgtaactaaaaAAATGGCCTAAAATTTTAGCGCAAATGGTTTAACGCTCTGGGGACGGAGCCGTTCGACGGGCGAGCGTCGCTGAGGACGGGGGGTATTGGagtgcgcagtaaagaaaaatgaacattgaaactaaggctttatttaacacaagacaaattttttttccataaaatcaaaaattaattataaacaaactgctaTCACCGCTAATGTTGAATTGCCTGAGTAGATTCCTTATTGCACGGATTTCACTTCCACTTGGCGATGTAATGCCGTCATCTTTCGTCTTATCAGATTCGaagtaatattcgtcagaactgtcaccatctaacgtatcatctctagatcgTTTGGCCATCGTGCGTAggataaaacataaaatacaatatataaaaagcctgctggttgctctggcagtgacactgagcgactgaatcgaagaactgaaattcgttctAATTCTACCGTCGTCTAacatcgtaagtttacattataaggaagataagactccatcgctaatggcccctaatgtctttgaatggaaacgtgactcttttactatacctatgcgtatcttatcgctcagaacgacagacgtCTTGAACTAATCTAGGCGGCAATATGCCGACACTCGTCCCAAAgggttaaaactattttatggttgATCTTCAGCTCCTGGGTGATGTTACGACTACTAAGCCGgtcatgccggtcaacttcgaatatttctgtgattttatggaCATTTTCGGCATTATCGAGATTTTCTTGAAcaacaaaaatgcctgaacgaaaTCGAAGGAACAAAAATTGTACGTAATTAGCTGCTTAACACCGATTGGAGGAAGAAAAGGAGGGCGCCCACGAAAGAGATGGTTAGATGATGTCGAAGCAGATCTTAAGCAAATGAACGTACACAACTGGAGAGATGAAGCCAGggatagaataaagtggagaaaaaatgttgatgaagctatggacCACCACGGATAgtgaagctaagaagaagaagaagaagtagaagaagaagaagaagctgttACAGTATTGGCACCATAAGTACAATTTACAATTCCAGTGGCCTGGTTGCATTTTCGCATtatcgcctttatcaaagaaaaactgtaaaatgtactgaATTTCGAATTTCTTTCTTGACATCCATTGTAAACACCCTGTACCTCACAACTGAAGGGAATAAACAAACacagcaaaatacattttttagtgtgaaatgccaccttgacaaattttaaaaaattctattgggtatgggaataagtttccggcCATTTTAgcaaaagttacgaattatttcattcgagttcttttgatttgatccattcattgagccagtttgcgatggtCTCTTAAGAAGTTGGCAGtgcaagcaatattttgactgaagtattgggtttcagaaagctgtgtgcacaatgggtgccgcattcgctaataatggaacaaaaacaatgCGACTTACTCAAAAACATTTAGGCGTTTTCGACAGAATAAAGCGGATTTTGTGCGGTGATTCATCACTGTGGATGAAACGTGGGTCTATCATCAACAATAGGGTAACGAATGATCTCGAATCTGGTTCTTCGATTCCG is a genomic window of Anastrepha ludens isolate Willacy chromosome 6, idAnaLude1.1, whole genome shotgun sequence containing:
- the LOC128868713 gene encoding uncharacterized protein LOC128868713 — translated: MKVDADQQKPTSKASAAIDTTTTRLAVTTQGAAAARVTRTNTLGLVKKKSCTTLLCELTRLKSQQKYLECSQVKLNPANYEDPTASNGSAAFPLPPLGGEAMQLVNEIECLKVQLDEDLKVYSENSYREVEEFRDLVSAIRVDVQQPERLSQYTLPVLRERIIAINTQLMQLCDKNQAEMEKLRGEFEQLERNNDILVKI